The Macaca fascicularis isolate 582-1 chromosome 1, T2T-MFA8v1.1 genome includes a window with the following:
- the PEA15 gene encoding astrocytic phosphoprotein PEA-15 — protein sequence MAEYGTLLQDLTNNITLEDLEQLKSACKEDIPSEKSEEITTGSAWFSFLESHNKLDKDNLSYIEHIFEISRRPDLLTMVVDYRTRVLKISEEDELDTKLTRIPSAKKYKDIIRQPSEEEIIKLAPPPKKA from the exons ATGGCTGAGTACGGGACCCTCCTGCAAGACCTGACCAATAACATCACCCTTGAAGATCTAGAACAGCTCAAGTCGGCCTGCAAGGAAGACATCCCCAGCGAAAAGAGTGAGGAGATCACTACTGGCAGTGCCTGGTTTAGCTTCCTGGAGAGCCACAACAAGCTGGAcaaag aCAACCTCTCCTACATTGAGCACATCTTTGAGATCTCCCGCCGTCCTGACCTCCTCACTATGGTGGTTGACTATAGAACCCGTGTGCTGAAGATCTCTGAGGAGGATGAGCTGGACACCAAGCTAACCCGTATCCCCAGTGCCAAGAAGTACAAAG ACATTATCCGGCAGCCCTCTGAGGAAGAGATCATCAAATTGGCTCCCCCACCGAAGAAGGCCTGA